AATCGCGGCATCATGCTGGACGTGGTCCGGCGCACGGCGGAAGCCTGCTTCATGCCGGTCACCGTCGGCGGCGGCGTGCGGACCATTGACGACATCAAGACGCTGCTGCGCTCCGGTGCCGACAAGGTCTCGATCAACAGCGCCGCGGTGTCGCGGCGCGAATTCGTCAAGGAAGCTGCTGAGAAATTCGGCGAACAATGCGTGGTGGTCGCGATCGACGCCAAGCGCGTCAAGCGCCCGGGCGGCTCCGACCGCTGGGAGATTTTTACGCATGGTGGGCGCCACTCGACCGGCATCGATGCCATCGAATATGCCCAGGAGGTGGTGTCGCTCGGCGCCGGCGAAATCCTGCTCACGTCGATGGACCGCGACGGCACCAGGCAGGGCTTTGACATCCCGCTGACCCGCGCGATTGCCGACAGCATTCCCGTCCCCGTGATCGCTTCGGGCGGCGTCGGCAATCTCGATCATCTCGTCGACGGTATCCGCGACGGGCACGCAACGGCGGTGCTGGCCGCCTCGATCTTCCACTTCGGGGAATTCACCATCCGCGAAGCCAAGGAGCATATGGCGCGGCGCGGTCTAGCGATGCGCCTCGATGCCTGACGACTCCCGTTCATAAAAATGCTACATCAACCGACAGGAACCGGCTGAACCAGCCGGGGCGTGCTCCGAGTATCTTGTATGCCGCGTTTCACGATCCACGATCTGGCTGAGACCATCGATGCCCGCGCGGCCTCCGGTGGCGAGGCCTCCTATACCCGCAAGCTCCTGGACAAGGGTGCCGAGCATTGCGCCAAGAAGTTCGGCGAGGAAGCAGTCGAAACCGTAATCGCAGCAGTCGAAAACGATCGCGCGCATCTGATCGCTGAAAGTGCCGATCTGCTCTACCACTTCCTTGTGTTGCTCAAGGCACGCGG
The DNA window shown above is from Bradyrhizobium sp. CB1650 and carries:
- a CDS encoding phosphoribosyl-ATP diphosphatase, which translates into the protein MPRFTIHDLAETIDARAASGGEASYTRKLLDKGAEHCAKKFGEEAVETVIAAVENDRAHLIAESADLLYHFLVLLKARGVKLEEVEAALDKRTSMSGLEEKASRKSD
- the hisF gene encoding imidazole glycerol phosphate synthase subunit HisF → MFKVRVIPCLDVKDGRVVKGVNFVDLRDAGDPVEAAIAYDAAGADELCFLDITATHENRGIMLDVVRRTAEACFMPVTVGGGVRTIDDIKTLLRSGADKVSINSAAVSRREFVKEAAEKFGEQCVVVAIDAKRVKRPGGSDRWEIFTHGGRHSTGIDAIEYAQEVVSLGAGEILLTSMDRDGTRQGFDIPLTRAIADSIPVPVIASGGVGNLDHLVDGIRDGHATAVLAASIFHFGEFTIREAKEHMARRGLAMRLDA